In the genome of Maribacter forsetii DSM 18668, the window ACCAAATACTTGTGTATAGGCTTCGATATTTAGTTGAGGCTTGAATTTTGCGCTTATCAAAAATCTATAATCTTCCTTATCTTCTGGTTTGGTCTCAAAAGTAGTTGTTTTAGCCGTCGGCATTTCTAATTGAAGACATTCAAATATGGTTTCTACCGTTTTTAAATTATAGTCAAGTAGGCTTTCGTAAGGTCTATCGTATAACGGTTTAATATCATCTTCATAAAACTCAAAGAAAGGTGATGTTCTATAGGCGGTCTCTAATGTTCGCCAATGTTGTCTCTGCCAAGGATAGGAATTATCAATTTTAACATCCTTATACTTCTGTCTACCATTAGCTCTGCCTACATGAATAATAGGAATACTAAGTATGTGTTTGCCTCTGTCATTAGAAATATATGTTCTATTTCTGAATGTCTGTTTTTGGTAATTATCATTCACCTCCCAACAAACTGGGTGGTGCATGATATAACTAAATGTTAGTATGTTAGGGAAATATGAGGGATGAATTAATTTCACTTTTTATCCTTTTTACGTTTCCAGAACCAATTTCCTACGAAATAAGCTACTAGTAATATTAAGAAATATTTGAAATAAGATTGTGGTTCTCCGTCACCATTTACCGTTGTGAATATACGATCCCATCGTGGTCTCCAATTGCTAATACCCTCGGTAAAATTATCGAAACTCATCCATATGAAAATAGGAGTACCAACTATATGGTTTTCAGGAACATAACCCCAAGCTCTACTGTCTTCTGAGTGGTCTCTATTGTCACCCATCATCCAAAAATAATCTTGTTTAAAAGTGTAGCTGGTTACTGGGTTGCCGTTAATGCTAATTTGATTTCCAGATACAGAAATCTCGTTCTTCTCGTATTCTTTTATAATTTTCTTGTATAACGGAAGTACTTTTAAATTCAAATCTATCGTTGCTCCTTTTTGAGGGATGTAGATAGGTCCCATTTGGCTGTAATTCCAAGGGTAATCCGGACTTTGAGGAAATAAGTTAATGCCTCTTCTCCCTTTTTCGACTACTTTTTGTACTACAGAATCAATTTTAGGATTGTTTCTGAGAGATGCAACCATATCTGCAGTTAAAGGAACCGTACGTTGGCGATCGGTAATTTCTTTTAATGCGAATCCATATTTGGATATAATATTTGATGGTATACCTGATGCTTTTGTATATAACTCCAGTTGACCATTGTCTGCTTGGTTGTAACCTAATAAATAAGGGTTAAGGGCATTTGCTTGATTTTGATTTAACTGCCCAGATAAATATTTTCTAGTGAAATCAGTTACACCTAAATCGTCAAGTGTTTTAGAAGATACTCCCTTAGAGCTGTAAATGTTATAATCAAACTGTGGTTTGGCGCTTTTAGGTAATTCTAATTGCTTTCCGTTGATAAAAACATAACCATCACGTACTTCTAGAGAATCGCCAGGTACACCAACGCAACGTTTAACGTAGTTAGATTTTTTATCTATTGGTTTGTCAACGCCTTTTTCTTTTTTGAAAAATACACGAACGGTATCTGCGGGCCAGCTAAATACAACAATATCATTTCTTTCTACTTTTGTAAATCCAGGTAGTCTAAAATAGGGTAGTTGTGGTTTCTTTAAATAAGACGGAATGCCCAGCCCTGGTAATGTATCATGAACCATTGGCGCAGCAACGGTCGTCATAGGTGTTCTT includes:
- the lepB gene encoding signal peptidase I, translating into MNGTQWIIFILIVQVIHFLGTWKLYVKAGRKAWEAAIPVYNAIVLMQIINRPKWWVILLFIPIINLLMFPVIWVETIRSFGRNSKLETWIVVLTLGFYIYYVNYSLDVKYIEDRSLHPTTAAGEWVSSILFAVVAATLVHTYFIQPYVIPTGSLERTLRVGDFLFVSKFHYGARTPMTTVAAPMVHDTLPGLGIPSYLKKPQLPYFRLPGFTKVERNDIVVFSWPADTVRVFFKKEKGVDKPIDKKSNYVKRCVGVPGDSLEVRDGYVFINGKQLELPKSAKPQFDYNIYSSKGVSSKTLDDLGVTDFTRKYLSGQLNQNQANALNPYLLGYNQADNGQLELYTKASGIPSNIISKYGFALKEITDRQRTVPLTADMVASLRNNPKIDSVVQKVVEKGRRGINLFPQSPDYPWNYSQMGPIYIPQKGATIDLNLKVLPLYKKIIKEYEKNEISVSGNQISINGNPVTSYTFKQDYFWMMGDNRDHSEDSRAWGYVPENHIVGTPIFIWMSFDNFTEGISNWRPRWDRIFTTVNGDGEPQSYFKYFLILLVAYFVGNWFWKRKKDKK
- a CDS encoding WbqC family protein; the protein is MKLIHPSYFPNILTFSYIMHHPVCWEVNDNYQKQTFRNRTYISNDRGKHILSIPIIHVGRANGRQKYKDVKIDNSYPWQRQHWRTLETAYRTSPFFEFYEDDIKPLYDRPYESLLDYNLKTVETIFECLQLEMPTAKTTTFETKPEDKEDYRFLISAKFKPQLNIEAYTQVFGDRHGFTPNLSILDLLFNLGPNSIEYLKHEFIATSND